A window of Sinimarinibacterium sp. NLF-5-8 genomic DNA:
CTGCGCCGTGCCGCGCTCAGGCTGACGCAACCCAGCGCCAGCGTTGCCGCCGCACCGAGCAGCGCCGCGGTGACCATCGGCAGCCAGTTCAGCGTTGCGGCAAGCACCACTGCGGCCAGAATGCCCCACGCGCGCAGCGCGCGGTCAAATCGTGGAATATCGGAATTTTCAACATCGCTGACGACCAGAAAATCAGGCGAATGGCGATGTCGATCAACCCAGGTCGGGCGCGCTTCGATCAGCAAGGTATCGGCTGCACGCAGAATCACATCACCGAGGCCGCCGGGTACCCGTTGTCCATCGCGCGCCACCGCCACCACCGTTGCGCCGTAATGGGTATGAAAGCGGCTGTCACGCAGGGTCTGGTTGATCAGCGGGCAGCGCGGCGAGATCACCACTTCGACCAGATGACGTTCGGGATATTGCTGCGCCAGAGAAGCGGCCTCGCCATTGCGCGGTGCAGACAGGCCACGGATGCGTTGCAGATCAACGATGGCATCGATGTCGCCGGCAAACACCAGACGGTCCTCGGGCAGTAACCGCTCCTCGGATTGCACGGCGGGGATGATGCGACCATCGCGTTCGATTTCAATCAGAAACAAACGCCCCAGCTGGCGCAGTCCGGCCTCGACAATGGTTTGCCCCACCAGCGGCCCGGTGGCATCCACCATCATCTCGACGGTGTATTCGCGCGGATCGGCAAATGCCGAGGTTGCCGGACGACGGTCGGCGAGCAGACGACGGCTGGCGGCCAGAATATACAAGGTGCCCGCCAGGGCACAGGGAATCCCGACCCAGGCAATCTCGAACATGCCGATACTGGGCTGGCCATCACGCATCCACAAACCGTTGACGACCAGATTGGTCGAGGTGCCGATCAGGGTGCAAGTGCCCCCGAGAATGGCGGCATAACTCAGTGGAATCAGCAGTTTGGATGCCGAAATCTGGTGGCGCTTGGCCCACGCCAGGATCGGTGGCATGAATGCTGCGACCACGGGGGTGTTGTTGATGAAGGCACTCAGGCCGATCACCGGTGCCATGACCCGCAGCTGCGCCGGCCCAATACCCCGGGGACGACCCAGCAACTGGCGGGTGATCCAGTCGATTGCGCCGGTGTCACGCAGCCCTGCGGCGATGACATACATTGCGGCGACGGTGATCATGCCGTCGTTGGAAAAACCTTCCAGTGCTTGTGCCGGCGTCAAGATCCCCAGTGTCAGCAAGGTCAGCATCGCCAGCAACAACACCAGCTCCGCCGCCAGTTTTTCAGTGATCAGCAATCCCAGCGTTGCCACGACAACCGCCAGGGTCATGAAAATGTGTAAATCCACAGACATATCCAGACAGCATCAGGGCTGTTCAAAAACAGGCGCGAAGTTTAATCAGCGGCAGTCAGGCTGCCCAGCCGCCGCCGCCCGAGGATCGCAAACGATCTATGAATATGTCGCCGGAGATCTGCCTGTGATGAATCCATCTATTCACATTGCCAGCTGAATGTTCCGAGTGCAGGGCTGGACAGGGTGATCCGGTCTCCGGGATGAAGGACGCCCACGCCTTCGGGGGTGCCGGTGAAAATCACATCGTCCGGCTCCAGCGACCAGGTTTGGGACAGCAGGTGAATTTGCCGGGCGACCGAATACAGCATTTTCCGAGTATGCCCATGCTGACGCAAAACGCCATTGACATGGCAAGTAAAATCAATGTCTTGCAAGTCATGATCAAGAAATGGCTTGAAGTCTCCAAGTGGCGCTGCGCCGTCAAAGGCCTTGGCCAGTTCCCATGGTCGGCCTTGCGCGCGCAACCGGGTTTGCAGTTCACGCAGGGTCAGATCCAGCCCCAGGGTGATGCCGGCCACGCAGTCCAGGGCCTCATCCTCGGCAATGTCGCGGCCACCGCCGGTCAATGACACCACCAGCTCAGCCTCGTGATGAACCACGCCGTGGCCGCGCGGCAACACGATCGGCTCGCCTTCTTCGATCACACAACTGGCGGGTTTGATGAACACCACGCAGTCGCCATCGTCCGGAGGCCCCAGATGCGCCAGTTCGCGCACATGGGCGGCGTAGTTTTTACCGATGCAGAAGATTCGATTGACGGGCATGTGGATATGCTGCCGGGCTGGATCAACGGAAAAAACAAAACAGCCACCCGGAGGTGGCTGCTGATGAGGCCTGCTTGCGCTTAAATGCGCGCTTCGATGCCAAAAGCGGCAAAGCCTTTTTTGTCAAAGTTTTCGCGGAAAAGATCGCGCAGTTTGGTCGCCGTGGCGTCGTAAGCCGCCTTGTCCTGCCAGGTATTGCGCGGGTTGAGAATGGCGCTGTCCACGTCCGGGCAGGTCGTGGGCATCTTGAGATTGAAGATGGGATGGATTTCGGTTTCAACCGCATCCAGTTCACCGTTCAACGCAGCGTTGAGCAGCGCGCGGGTGATCTTCAGGCTCATGCGCTTGCCGGTGCCGTAGGCGCCGCCGCTCCAGCCGGTGTTCAGCAAAATGCAGCGGACGTGGTACTTCTGCATTTTGTCGGCCAGCAACTCGGCATACACATTGGGTTTTTGCGCCATGAACGGGCCGCCGAAGGCCACCGAAAACGCCGGTTGCGGCTCTTGCACGCCCACTTCGGTGCCGGCCACCTTGGAGGTGAATCCGGAGACAAAGTGATACATCACGTCTTTGGGTTCGAGGATCGAAACCGGCGGCAAAACACCAAAGGCATCGGCAGTCAGCAGCACGATGGTCTGCGGATGCGGGCCACGGCCATTGGGCATGATGTTGGGGTTGGCTTCCAGCGGGTAGGCAAAGCGGGTGTTTTCAGCGATCGAGTCGTCCGTCAGGTCCAGCTCATCCGGATGGCATTCTTCCATCTTCTTGCCGGGCAGCGCGGGGACGTTTTCAATCACGGTGCCAGGCTTGGACAGCGCAGCGGCGATGACTGGTTCGGCTTGTTTGTCCAGATCGATGAGTTTGGCGTAGCAGCCATCTTCGAGATTGCACAGGCCGTTGTCCGACCAGATGGTTTCATCGTCGCCAATCAGGCGGCGCGCAGCATCGGCCGACAGCGTGGTTTTGCCGGTGCCGGACAGGCCAAACAAAATCGCCGCGTCGTCTTGTGCGCCAACGTTGGCCGAACAGTGCATCGACAGGCGCCCCTCCTTGGGCAGCAGGAAGTTGCCGACAGTGAAGATGGTTTTTTTGACCACACCGCAGTAGTCGGCACGACCGGCGACCAGACAGATGCGGTTGCGGGTGTCGATGATCACAGCGACCTCGGAGCGAGTGCCGTCGCGCTCGGGTTCGCAGACAAAGCTGGGGACGTTGAGCATGGTCCAGCGGCGAGCCTCAACGTCTTTTACGCCTTGCAAATCTTTGGGGAACATGATGTGCGCAAACATCGCGTGAGTGGCGTATTCGCCGACAAAGCGATAGGGCACGGCAAAGTCGGGGTCGGAGCCCATGAACACGTCTTTGACGTAGAGCGTGCTGTTTTTGGCGTTGACGTGATCCACCACGCGCTTGAGCAGGGCGGGGAACTTGTCGGGATCAAAGCCGTTGAGATCGGGTTTGAACCAGATTTCATCGGCCACTTCGGGCCATTTGACGGCGTAGGTATCCTTGACGCGACGGCCAGTGCAGTCGGGATCGGTGTAATACACCAGTGGGCCGTTGACACCCAGCGCGGTGGCAAAGGCTTTTTGCGCGTCGGATGGGCCGCCGTGGGTGACGCGACCGCGGTCATTGGCGATCGCGGCATGGAACAGCTCAGTTTTACTCAGGTTGTACTGATAGGTGACGGTTTTAAGGCCCAACAACTGTTCAAGATCGGCGGCAAAGGCCATGGGTATACCTCAAATGATGGTTGAAAAATGGCATCGCGCCACCCAAAGGAGGCGCGAATGGTAAGGAGCACAGCGAGGCGAGGCAAGGGCAGTGCGGCCAATGCCGCGCGTAACGCCGGTCAGTCTGGCGGCGGGGGGAATGCTTATCCGCCGTAATGATGCTCCGGCAGTTTGAATCCGCTCACCGATTCATTGAGTTTTTGTGACAGCAGATTGAGTTCACCGATCTGGGTTGCCGCCTGTGTGGCCGAGCCGGAGGTCTGCACGGCAATTTCGCGGATTGCCTGAACCGTTCCTGACAGGTTGATGGTCTGTTCGGACTCGGCGCGCGCGCTGTGCGAGATTTCGGCAATCAGGCGCGACAGTTCCTGTGACGCACGTTCGATGCGGGTCAGGGCCTGTCCGGCTTCTTCGGCGCTTTTGGCGCCGCCAACGACGTTTTGCGTCGAACGCTCCATCGAAATGATCGCCTCGGAGGTGTCGGCCTGGATGGTTTTGACCAGGGTTTCGATCTGCCGGGTGGCGTCTGCAGCGCGCTCGGAAAGGCGCTGGACTTCATCGGCAACGATGGCAAAGCCACGACCGGCTTCACCGGCCATGGCAGCCTGGATCGAGGCATTGAGCGCCAGCGTATTGGTTTGTTCGGCAACATCGTTGATGAACTCGATGATGTTGCCGATCTCTTGAGAAGATTCGCCCAAGCGTTTGATGCGCTTGGAGGTATCTTGAATCTGCTCGCGCAAGGCTGTCATCCCCTGGATGGTGCGGTTGACGGTTTCGGCACCACGATTGGCGGTCTGCACCGATTGCTGGGCTTCTTCGGCCAGTGTTTCGGCGCTGGCGGCCATCTGCTGCATCGATTGTGAGGTGCTGTCGATCGCCTGCGCCACGGCGGTGATCTGCTCGGCCTGCCGCTGCGAGGCCTCGGTCATGTGCAATGCGGTCTGCTTGGTTGCAGAAGCCGAGCTGGCGACTTCGGTCGAAGTCTGGGTGATTGTGCCAACCAGGTTGCGCATGTTCTGCACGGTGTAGTTGATCGAGTCGGCAATGGCGCCGGTAAAGTCCTCGGTGACGGTCACGTCCACGGTCAGATCGCCATCTGCCAGGTTGGTGATTTCATCCAGCAGTGACAGGATCGCCTGCTGCTGCTTGGCATCGCGCGTTTCTGCGGCCTGCAGCCGCTGCCGTGAAACACGGCTGTTGACGATGATGAAGCCGATCAGCAGGACGATGGCCAGCAGACCCGCGCCACCGGCCATGATCGGCAGCAGCAAATTGCTGTCCTGCCGCTTGCGCAGGCGTTGATGCAGGATCTTGCTGCTGTCGACGACATCCAGCGCCAAACCCTGCAGGCGTCCGGCGGCGGCCTGGGCATGCTCGACCGCTTCGGCGTTTTCGAGCAAGGTTTCGCTGGCTTGCATCGCAGCGGCAAAGCGCTGATCGACTTCGCGCGCCAGGCTGGCGACCTGTGCATCTGCCAGCAATCGCTGGTTGATCTGGGCAAAGTCACGGACTTCGGCATCCAGTGCCTGGATATTGGCCTGTGTCTGTGTCCCCCCTTCAAACACCAGCACCGCACGGCTGGCAATGCGCTCCAGCCGCACCAATTGCTGGATGGCCGGGTTCTGTCCCGGCCTGCTGCCAAGGCGTTCGGCGATCTGCTCATAGCGGCTGAAGACATCTTGGCCGTCATCGGCATGGATGGTGGTGCGGATCGTCTGGGTGGCGGCGGTTGCCATTCGCCAATTCTGTTCGCCGCTGAAGATCGTGTCGATCGCTGCCTTCATCCGGCTCCAGCTGTTGGCCACCTCGGCGAGTTCTGTCTGCGCTGCGGCGGGTGCAGCATCAATGTCTTCAGCAGGGTCGCCCTGGCTCAGTGTGCGCAAGGTATGGTCAATGGCTTCGGATTGCGCTTCCAGCTGTGAAAAATCCGGCATGGTGCCACGCAGCGCCGTCTGGCCGTTTTCGACCACGCCATTCATGCTGCTCGACAAACTGGCGGTCAGGGCCAGCCAGTTCTGGTTCTGAACATCGCTGCGTTGCATGGCCAGAAACACCACCATCGCAACAGCCATCAACACCACTGCGGAGATCAGGGTTGCCAGCTCTCGCCGCGCCCCCCGTACTTTGCGTAATTCAGCCATGACGCCCCTTGGTTTAAAACACGCTTGATGTCAATCCGCGCCTTATCCGGCGAGAACGGCATTGACCTTGGCAAGTAAATCCGCCTCTTTGACCGGCTTGACCAGATACTCCCGGGCGCCCTGGCGCAGCGCCCAGACCCGATCGGTTTCCTGGCTCTTGCTGCTGACGACGACGATCGGGATATGTGCGGTGGCGGCGTCCTTGGACAGCGTGCGGGTGGCCTGAAACCCGTTCACGCCGGGCATCACCACGTCCATGATCACGGCATCGGGCTTTTCACTGCGCACACGGCTGATGGCTTCTTCGCCACTGGACACGTCACTGACGCTATGGCCGGCTTTTTGCAGCAAATTGCGCAGGTTCTGAACATCCGTGGGGGAATCATCCACAATCAAGATGCGTGCCATTGAATTCTCCTCAGTCTGTTGTCCCTGGCCTGGCACAACAGCGTATTTTGCTGAAATGGTGCTGCGTATTCGCTGGTTATACCAAGCCTCATCAGGGGCTGCCAGAAACTTTGCGCAAAAACCAGCGTCGCCAGTTCGTCATGCCACACGCTGACCGGCGCACCAGGTGCCGATTGCGCGGCTTGCAAAGCTGCGCTCCGCAAACGGCGTATTGCGGCCTGCACTGGCCATTTGTGCCCGGCGCAGCGTCCACGGGTGCCCAGTCTTCACCAGCACCAGGTTGGCCGGGCTGCCGATGCGCAGATGACCGGCATCCAGTCCGGCAATTCTGGCCGGATCGCAGGTCAGTCGTGCCACGGCGGTCAGCGGATCGAGGACGCCTTCATCGACCAGTGCCAGCGTCAGCGGCAACAGCGTCTCCAGCGCACTGATGCCGGGTGCCGTCAGAGCAAAGGGGTTGATCTTGGCGTCCGGCTCATGCGGCTGGTGATCCGAACACACCGCCGTGATCACGCCGCGACGCAGCGCCTCGCGCAATGCCGCGCGGTCTTCACGCCCGCGCAGCGGCGGCAACACATGGCATTGCGCATCAAAGCCGTCAATGTCCTCGTCGATCAGATGCAACTGGTGTGCGGCAACATCGGCGCTCACCGGCAGATCGTGGCGCTGCGCCCACTCGATGATCTCCACCCCGCGCGCGGTGGACAGCCGCCCAAAATGCACGCGCGCGCCGGTGTCTTCGATCATCGACAACCAAAACCGCAGCGCCGCCACTTCGGCCGCCACCGGAATCGGCGTCAGTCCCAGGCGGGTGGCCACCGCCCCTTCGTGCGCGCAGCCGCCAGCCGCCAGCGCCGGGTCTTGGGCCTGCACATGCACCGTCAGCCCCAGTCCTCTGGCGTAATCCAGCGCGCGCCGCACCATGCGCGTGTTTGCCATCGGCGCCCAGGCATTGCTGATGCCCACCACGCCCGCCTGTTTGAGCGCCGACAGTTCGGCCAGAGACTCGCCATCGAGATTCTTCGTCAGCGCGCCGACAATGCGCAGATCCAGCGCCCCGGCACTGCTGGCGATGCGCTGCACACGCATCACCATCGCCGGGGTGTCGATGACCGGACTGGTATCGGGGGGCAGCAGCAGATGGGTGATACCGCCAGACAACGCGGCGGGAATCTCGCTGGCCATCGTCGCCTTGTGGCTTTGCCCCGGCTCGCGCAGGCGCGCGCACAAATCGACGATGCCGGGTATCAGCCAGTGGCCGTCGGCGTTGATGATCTGCGCCTCGCCGGCGGCCAGATCAGGCCCGATGGCCTGGATCATGCCTTGATCAATCCGCACGTCTGCGACCTGATCCAAGCCGCTGGCCGGGTCGAGCACGCGCGCGCCGCGAATCAGGGTGCACTGTGCGTGGTCATGGCTGGGCGTCGGTTGGCTTTGCTGTGCGCGCGCCGACCAGTCGGGTGTTGAGGGATTCATGCGCCGCTCCGAATCAGGGCTTGCGCCGCCTTGGGGTTCAAAATCATCGCCATTACCGCCATCCGAATGGCCAGGCCGTGGCTGACCTGTTGCAGGATCAGTGACTGCGGGCCGTAGGCCAGCTCGCCTTCCAGTTCCACTCCGCGATTGATTGGCCCGGGGTGCATGATGATGGCGTCGGGGCGCATCAGTTTTAAGCGCGCGCGGGTCAGGCCGTAATCGCGGTGAAACTCGTCCAGCGATGGCAAGAATGCGCCGAGCATCCGCTCTTTTTGCAGGCGCAGCAGCATCACCACATCAACCCCGTCCAGACCTTCGTTGATGTCGTGACAAACGCGCACGCCCATCTGCTCGATACCCGCCGGAATCAGCGTGGGCGGCGCCACCACGCGCAGGTCGCTGACGCCGAGCGCGCGCAGACCGTGGATGTCGGAGCGTGCCACCCGCGAGTGCAGGATGTCCCCCACAATCGCCACCGACAGCCGCTCAAAGCCGCCCATCGTCGGCCCGCATTTGTAGCGGCGGATGGTGTACAGATCGAGCAAGCCCTGGGTGGGATGCGCATGGCGGCCATCGCCAGCATTCAAGATCGCCACGTCCGGCGCGGCGTGCTTGGCAAAAAAGTGCGCCGCGCCGGAGGCGTCATGGCGCACCACAAACATATCGGCGTGCATCGCCTCCAGCGTGCGCAGCGTGTCAAACAGCGTCTCGCCCTTGGTGGTGCTGGAAGCCGCCATTTGCAGGTTGATCACATCCGCCGACAAACGCTTGGCCGCCAGCTCAAAAGTGGTGCGGGTGCGGGTGCTGGGTTCAAAGAACAGATTGAAAATGGTTTTGCCACGCAGCAGGTCGAGCTTTTTATCGGGCGTGCCCAAAGCCTCGGCGGTGTCCAGAATCTGCGTCAAAAGTGGTGCGCTCAAGCCTTCGAGCGTGAGCAAATGACGCAGCCGACCTTGGCTGTCGAGTTGGAGTTCGGGGGTCATGGTGTCCAGGGTGGTCAATAGTGCGCGGATTTTAGCGCTAAGCCCCGCCCAGCCATTGCGCCAGAATCACTTGGGCGGCGTGGCTGTCGCGGTCGCCTTTGCGCACACGGCGGGTCATTTGGCCGCTGGCGCGCGCGTTGCGCAGCACGTCATCAGCGGCGCGTGAGCTGTAGCGTTCATCGGCTTCATGGACGGGGGCGCTTTGGCGCGCGCGCAGGTCTTGGGCAAACGCGCGCGCGGCGTGGGTGATGCGTTGCTCGTTGCCGTCTTCATCCAGTGGCAGACCGACGATCAGCGCGGCAGGTCGCCATTGTTGCAGCAGCCGATCCAGCGCCGCCCAATCGCCGGTGGCGATCGTGGTGAGCGCGCGCGCCTGGCCGGTGATGTCGTCGCCAACGGCCACGCCGGTGCGCTGGTCGCCGTAGTCAAAACCTAAATAAGTGCCACTCATGCGCGCCCCGATTCGGCGCTGAGCTGGGTGACGCTGACGCCCAGCAGTTGCGTGGCGGCCGCCCAGCGTTTGGCCGGACGGGTGGTGAACAAAATCTGCTGATCAATCGGCGTATTGAGCCAGGCGTTTTTGAGCATTTCTTCTTCAAGCTGACCGGCGCCCCAGCCGGCATAGCCGAGGGCGACGATGTAATCACTGGGCGACTCACCAGTACCGATCGCGCGCAGCACATCGCGCGAGGTGGTGATGAATAAATCGTCGTTGATTTTCATCGTCGAATCCCACTCGCCGGGCGCGCGGTGGATGACAAAGCCGCGTTCCGGCTGCACCGGCCCGCCCCAGTACACGCAGGTGCTGGCGTCGCTGATTTGCTCGTGGTCAATGCCCATTTGATCGAGCATTTCGGTCAGCGGCATGTCGGTGGGGCGGTTGATGACGATGCCGATGGCGCCCTCGGCGTTGTGTTCGCAGACCAGCGCCACGCTGCGATGAAAGTTGTCGTCCAGCAAGCTCGGCATGGCGACGAGAAATTGGTTTTTGAACAGGCTTTCGAATGTACTCATGGCGGCAGTATCGACGGCGGGCGAGGGGAGTCAAGCGCCATGGTTGTGAGAATGCGCTGCGCTACCCAGCCGGTGGCCAGCCCAAACAGCAGCGCTGCGCTCATCAACACCGGCAGCAAGTGCAGCAGGCCCGGATGGGCGATAAAAACGCCGTAGGCCACGGCAAATTGCCCGGCCATGTGCGCCAGCGCCGCCAGCACCGATAAGCCGATGGCCGACAAACGCAGCGGCGGCAGTGCGCGGTTCCACACCGTGCCGACGGCGAGCATGGCGAGGCTGGCGACCGCGCCGGACAGCGACAGCCAAAAGCCCGGTGCCAAAAAGCTGCCCACCAGCAGGCTGCCGACCAAAACCCGCAGCAATCCCACCCAAATCGCGAGCTTCAAACCATGCCGCAGCAGCACGATCAGGGTGACGGCATTGGCCAGTCCCGGTTTGATGCCGGGAATCAGCGAGGGAAAACCAGCTTCCAGCACATGAATCACAATCGCCAGCGCCGCATAGCCAGCCACCAGGCGATCCTCATAGCTGGGCGTCAGGGTGAGTGCGCGCGCCATCAGAACGTCACCGCATCCAGGGCTTGGCGGGCATCGCCCACCAGACTCAGGCTGACCCGTCCGGGCAGGCAGGCGGCGCTGTCGCCGCTATGCGAGAGCCAGCCGCTGTGCACGCAAATCTGGTTACGGCAGGGAGCATGCACAAAGCGCGCGCGCCCCGGCTCGATTGCCAGCGTAATGGCTCCTTGCTTGCCGCCCACGGTGAGGGTTTGCGCCCGATCCAGCGCATAGCGTTGCGGCGCCTGGCTGCCCACGCGCACCTCAACAAAACTCGCCGGACTGCGCGGCTGCCACAAATGCGCAAACAGCGCGCCAATCAGCGCTGCGGCCATCAGCACCACGGCGATATCGCCATGGGTCAAAGCGGCGAACCGGCCTGTGCTCATGGCACCGTTTGCGCGGTAATTTCGGGCGGGAAAACAGCGCGCGCGGCCAGTGCCTCGGTGACCAACACCTGACCTTGGGCGTCCACCACCAATACTTGATCAATGCCCAGCGCGCGCGCGGTGCTGCGCCAGTTTTGCGCACCGGCGACAAACAGCGCGGTGCTGGCGGCATCGGCCAGGGTGCCGTCGCCGGTGACCACCGTGACCGATTGCAGGCTGCTGGCCGGCTGGCCGGTTTTGGGATCCAGCAAGTGGTGATAGCGCACGCCGCCGGATTCAAAGTAATGCTCGTAATCGCCGCTGGTGACGATGGCTTCATTGCCCTGGGTTTGCAGCGTTGCCAGCAAGCGCTGGCCGAGTTCCGGGCGCGGGTGGCGAATGCCGACGCGCCAGGGGCGGTCGCTGCGCTGCCCCATCACCCGCAGATTGCCGCCGAGGTTGACCATGGCACTGTCAAATCCGGCTTGGGCGATGTGCTCGATGGCCAGATCAGAGGCATCACCCTTGGCAATGGCACCAAAATCCAGCCACACCTGCGGCGCCGGGCCGTAGCGGGTGCCGTCGGTATTCAGCGCGGGCGCGCGCGCCAGTTCGGCCACGGCGGCATCAATCGCGGCGGCGTCGGGTGGGGCGCTGCGAAAGTGGCTGACATCATCAAAGCCCCACAGCGCCACCAGCTTGCCCACGCGCACATCAAAACGGCCACCACTGAGCGCGCTGATCTGCGCTGCGCGCGCAAACAGGCCTTGCATGGGTTCAGGGATGGCAATCGCCTCCCCGCGCGCGAGTTGTTGATTCAGGTTGGATAGCTGCGCACCCTCGCCCCAGGCACTCCAGCGCTGGGCATAGCGTTCAAGCTGCTGCTGAACGGCATCCAAAACAGTTTCGGCGCGCGCGCGCGAATCGTTTTCGGCATCGGCGGCTTTGGGCAGGGCAATGACCAAATCAATCTGCGTGCCCATCGCCTCAAAGCTGCGCTGGGCGAGTTCGGCATCCACAGGCTGCGGATTGCGCAGCGCCAGCCAGGTGAAAAACAGCGCCAGACCTGCGCCGACAATCAGCCGTCGCCAAAACATTTTGATGAACGGCTGTTGGGTGATGGGAGAAGTCGGTTCGCTCATGGGATTCACAGCGGATTCACAGCGCGCGCGCGCTGAGTTTGCGTTCGATGGCGATCATCACCTGTGCGCCAATATCGGTGTTTTGCGCGGCATCAATTTCGCGCGCGCAAGTGGGGGAGGTGACGTTGATTTCGGTGAGGTAGTCGCCAATCACGTCCAGCCCCACCAGCAGCAAGCCCATTTCACGCAGGCGCGGGCCGACCTGGGCGGCAATCCAGCGGTCGCGCTCGGTCAGCGCGCGCACTTCGCCGTGACCGCCGGCGGCGATGTTGCCGCGCACTTCGCCGTCTTTGGGAATGCGCGCCAAGCAATACGGAACGGGCTCGCCATCGACCATCAAAATGCGCTTGTCGCCGTGTTTGATGTCGGGGATGTAACGCTGCGCCATGATGTGCTGCTGGCCGTTTTGGGTCAGCGTTTCGATCACCGCGCCGAGGTTCATGCCATCGGCGTTGATGCGAAAAATGCCCTGACCGCCCATGCCGTCCAAAGGCTTGAAAATCACATCGCCGTGTTCGGCGGCAAACGCGCGCAGCGTGGCATCGTCGCGGGCGATGACGGTGGGCGCGCAGCACTGCGCAAACCAGCTGATAAAGACTTTTTCGTTGGCATCGCGCAGCGCGCGCGGGTTGTTGACGACCAGTGCGCCTTGTTCTTGCGCGCGCTCCAGAATGTAGGTGGCGGCGACAAAGGCCATGTCAAACGGCGGGTCTTTGCGCATCAGCGCCGCATCAAACTGCCCCAGCGGTTGTTCAAGGGTTGGGCCGAGTTCAAACCAGTGCTGGTTGTCGTCAAACACGGTGACGGCGCGCGCGCGCGCCATCGCCACGCCATCACGGATCCACAGATCGTGCATTTGCAGATAAAACACCTGCCAGCCACGTTTTTGCGCCGCCAGCATCAGTGCCAGCGTGGTGTCTTTGTAGGGCTTGATGTGGTCGATGGGGTCCATCACCACGGCCAAAGTGCGGGGGCTGTTCATGGCGTGTGGTTTTGTTCGGTGATGAGCTCGCGGGTGGCGGCGATTTCTTTGGCGGCGGCCAGTGCCGCCAGGCGCGCAACGACGCCATAGGCATAAAAGCGGTTGGGTTGGGCATCGGCGCCGTGTTCGGGCTGCGGGTGGCTGCCGGCCTGTTCAAACGCCATTGCCTCAAAGCGCATCCCCGGTGCATTGAGGTTTTCCTGATTGCTGCGCTTGGCGTTGAGTCGGTAAAAACCGCCGACGACGAACTGGTCGATCATGTACACCACCGGCTCGGCGGTGGCTTCGTCCTCGCCCCATTTTTCAAAGGTGTAAACGCCTTCCTGAATGATCGCGCCGGTGACCTGACGGCCTTCCTTGCCGCTGCTCATGTGGCTGCGCGCGCGCCGGTTCATGTTTTGCACGTCTGCGACACTGCGCGCGGTCATCACCCCCATGCCATAAGTTCCGGCATCGGCCTTGATGATGACAAAGGGTTCTTCGCGGATGCCGTATTCGGCGTATTTGGCCTTGATGTCATCCAGCAGCACGGCGACGTTGGCTTCCAGACACTCATGGCCTTCGCGGGTCTGGAAGTTGATTTGCCCGCAGTTGCGAAACAGCGGATCGACCAGCCACGGGTCCAAATCCAGCAATTCACCAAAGG
This region includes:
- a CDS encoding dihydroorotase, producing the protein MNPSTPDWSARAQQSQPTPSHDHAQCTLIRGARVLDPASGLDQVADVRIDQGMIQAIGPDLAAGEAQIINADGHWLIPGIVDLCARLREPGQSHKATMASEIPAALSGGITHLLLPPDTSPVIDTPAMVMRVQRIASSAGALDLRIVGALTKNLDGESLAELSALKQAGVVGISNAWAPMANTRMVRRALDYARGLGLTVHVQAQDPALAAGGCAHEGAVATRLGLTPIPVAAEVAALRFWLSMIEDTGARVHFGRLSTARGVEIIEWAQRHDLPVSADVAAHQLHLIDEDIDGFDAQCHVLPPLRGREDRAALREALRRGVITAVCSDHQPHEPDAKINPFALTAPGISALETLLPLTLALVDEGVLDPLTAVARLTCDPARIAGLDAGHLRIGSPANLVLVKTGHPWTLRRAQMASAGRNTPFAERSFASRAIGTWCAGQRVA
- a CDS encoding aspartate carbamoyltransferase catalytic subunit: MTTLDTMTPELQLDSQGRLRHLLTLEGLSAPLLTQILDTAEALGTPDKKLDLLRGKTIFNLFFEPSTRTRTTFELAAKRLSADVINLQMAASSTTKGETLFDTLRTLEAMHADMFVVRHDASGAAHFFAKHAAPDVAILNAGDGRHAHPTQGLLDLYTIRRYKCGPTMGGFERLSVAIVGDILHSRVARSDIHGLRALGVSDLRVVAPPTLIPAGIEQMGVRVCHDINEGLDGVDVVMLLRLQKERMLGAFLPSLDEFHRDYGLTRARLKLMRPDAIIMHPGPINRGVELEGELAYGPQSLILQQVSHGLAIRMAVMAMILNPKAAQALIRSGA
- the ruvX gene encoding Holliday junction resolvase RuvX, giving the protein MSGTYLGFDYGDQRTGVAVGDDITGQARALTTIATGDWAALDRLLQQWRPAALIVGLPLDEDGNEQRITHAARAFAQDLRARQSAPVHEADERYSSRAADDVLRNARASGQMTRRVRKGDRDSHAAQVILAQWLGGA
- a CDS encoding YqgE/AlgH family protein, with protein sequence MSTFESLFKNQFLVAMPSLLDDNFHRSVALVCEHNAEGAIGIVINRPTDMPLTEMLDQMGIDHEQISDASTCVYWGGPVQPERGFVIHRAPGEWDSTMKINDDLFITTSRDVLRAIGTGESPSDYIVALGYAGWGAGQLEEEMLKNAWLNTPIDQQILFTTRPAKRWAAATQLLGVSVTQLSAESGRA
- a CDS encoding Gx transporter family protein, translated to MARALTLTPSYEDRLVAGYAALAIVIHVLEAGFPSLIPGIKPGLANAVTLIVLLRHGLKLAIWVGLLRVLVGSLLVGSFLAPGFWLSLSGAVASLAMLAVGTVWNRALPPLRLSAIGLSVLAALAHMAGQFAVAYGVFIAHPGLLHLLPVLMSAALLFGLATGWVAQRILTTMALDSPRPPSILPP
- a CDS encoding NusG domain II-containing protein; translated protein: MSTGRFAALTHGDIAVVLMAAALIGALFAHLWQPRSPASFVEVRVGSQAPQRYALDRAQTLTVGGKQGAITLAIEPGRARFVHAPCRNQICVHSGWLSHSGDSAACLPGRVSLSLVGDARQALDAVTF
- a CDS encoding FAD:protein FMN transferase gives rise to the protein MSEPTSPITQQPFIKMFWRRLIVGAGLALFFTWLALRNPQPVDAELAQRSFEAMGTQIDLVIALPKAADAENDSRARAETVLDAVQQQLERYAQRWSAWGEGAQLSNLNQQLARGEAIAIPEPMQGLFARAAQISALSGGRFDVRVGKLVALWGFDDVSHFRSAPPDAAAIDAAVAELARAPALNTDGTRYGPAPQVWLDFGAIAKGDASDLAIEHIAQAGFDSAMVNLGGNLRVMGQRSDRPWRVGIRHPRPELGQRLLATLQTQGNEAIVTSGDYEHYFESGGVRYHHLLDPKTGQPASSLQSVTVVTGDGTLADAASTALFVAGAQNWRSTARALGIDQVLVVDAQGQVLVTEALAARAVFPPEITAQTVP
- the gshB gene encoding glutathione synthase, whose protein sequence is MNSPRTLAVVMDPIDHIKPYKDTTLALMLAAQKRGWQVFYLQMHDLWIRDGVAMARARAVTVFDDNQHWFELGPTLEQPLGQFDAALMRKDPPFDMAFVAATYILERAQEQGALVVNNPRALRDANEKVFISWFAQCCAPTVIARDDATLRAFAAEHGDVIFKPLDGMGGQGIFRINADGMNLGAVIETLTQNGQQHIMAQRYIPDIKHGDKRILMVDGEPVPYCLARIPKDGEVRGNIAAGGHGEVRALTERDRWIAAQVGPRLREMGLLLVGLDVIGDYLTEINVTSPTCAREIDAAQNTDIGAQVMIAIERKLSARAL